CTCGATTGCATCTTCCGAAGATCATTATCATAAACTGGAGGAAGTTCTGTTCTCCATCTCTCAAGCTTTGTTCTTAGGCCTTCGGCACTATCATTTTCTGTCCAATCCTCAAGAATAGAGCTCCCTGCACCATCTGTATCTTGCTGACCAGCATTTGCTGGTGTTTTAATCAATCCTTTAGCAATTGCTGCTGCCACAACAGACGCAGAAGGCCCCACATCAGAGCAAAGAGAACCATTGACCATGCTGCCATTGCCATTGTCTTTAACACTAGGTTTAGCCACCGAAGAGTTAATCAACGAGCCACCAAGTGACCTGACACCACCCTCTTTCAGTCCAGATTCATCAGTGGTGGTGTGGTCAGTTCGGTCACTCTGTGTGCGTCGCAATTTTGCACCCTTTTCTTCTAGGTCTTTCCCGTTGGTTTTGGCATTAATGAGGTCATTGAAGCCAACTGCAGACGCACTAAGTTCTGTATATAAAGGCATGCTGCGCATTGTGCTGTCCAGCACCTGCACCCCCATGTTAAGGATCCCTTGAGGTCTTCCTGATGGGCGGCGAACCTGAAGTGCAACAAAGcgcattttgttgttgttgttgttagaaGGAAATAAGTTGCTTATCAGAACTCTTACAGACCCAATCTGAACATCGCGTAGCCATGCCGCAGCATAGATTTCAATCATGATAGAAGAGTTCTCAGCATTTATGAACGTGTCATCAACGCGGAACACAAACTTCTCGTTCCATTGAGGATTGATGTGGCCATTTTGGTCAACCTTGGTAGACAGTTTCCTTCCTGGATGCACCCAAGCTACTGCATAAGTACGCATAGATTTGGACACAGGAGCCAGGTCTTGGCCTGATATAACATTGATTTCTAAGAGCTGAAAAGGGTGCGCATTAAAAGTCATTCTGATTGTTCCTATGGTCGTGGGGCTAGCGCTGGCTTGAGGGCGAGAATTGTAGCCTCTTCGCTAGTCTTGCCCCGCGCCAGCATAGAAGGGACACAATGATCATagatgaaaatgaagaaacaCTTGAAGGAGTTTTGTTGGGTTATAGTTCATGGGGTGCAGCGAAATGAAAGGGGAAAAATAGTCATATAAAGTCTATTTTTAGAGCTTGATTGTGTTACACTTTGACAGAGAATTTTCAGCGAGTTTGTCTCCTTCTCCATTAAATTCAGATGATAAGCACCTGAGACTTGGAAGATTCGACCTACAATTTATCGGTCAATGATGAATATAGCTAAAAACAGTAAGGTAGAACAACCTGAAGAACAAAATCCAGAAGCATCCAAACCCTCCACATTTAACGAAATGTTCAAACAATAAGGTCCCATATTTGACACAAAAGAAGACTATTTAGCAGAGCCTAATCCTTGGTGCCAACATCGCTCTCCTCTGATGGAAATGACAGAGGAGCAAGACACGGCTCGGGAAGGATATAGAGATCAGTAGGAATGGAAGAAGTGCGGTGAGTCGGATCCTCAATGATTCTAGATCTGAGTAAAAACCAACCATTTTGCTCTAGATACCGGCAGCCTAGCTACTACCTGTGTCAAGCATCCCTCTCCTACACCTGAAACTTCTTCCTCCATTGCTCCTTCCAAAGCCATTGCAAGGGGTCGAAGGGTGCAGCCAAAACGAGCTAATCCTTCTCGCCTGCTAACCTTTAGATGCTAGGACACAAAACCTTAATAGCGATTAGGGAGGGTAGGGCGAAGACTAAAGAACATTGCCCCACACTTTTGCTCAAcaaattcttttccttttggtaGCTCACTAGACAGGCGGGCCAGGTAGAAAATATGATAAAGGCGCGCTGGTTTTGTGGAGAAGCAAGAAACATACAAGATCTGGGTTTAATAAtctgtttaatttaaaaatatgattaaaaaaaaacattgtaaataatgtttacaaaaaaaaaaacaataattaaccCAAAATAAACTGTTAGTATCATGCATgggaggaaaaaaattacaaaaacccaTTAGAGATATTGGTCTGTAACagtaatgatttaaaaaataaattaaataaaatattatgtaataagtattttttgtttacatttgatcgattaatttaatataattaaaaaataaaatatttaaaattaagaaaaaataataaataaaaaaacataagataataaattagtgaaaaatcttatagaaaaacaaataaaattaaaagaaaaaacctttaaaagaatgaaattatcaaaaaaaacttttaaaatcatctcaaataaagtaaatatcaattaaaaaaataaaaatcaattataaaagataaaaaaataagggggatgcagttaaaaaaatttaattttataaatcattccaaataaaataaataataataaaaaattaaaaataaaatataaataaataacaaattaaaaggctatttttaaaaatattttttatattagcaaatctaaataatttaaaaataaaaaaaattaatatgtttttagaaaCACCTTTTATAACGTTTTAGGGACCTGACCTGATTGTGTCAGCATTTCCTTTGCCAGGTAAATCCAGCCGTCTACGTCCCCAGGCATGATCCCAACCGTTCATCCCCACTAATTATCGTCCCCAAGCTTCTGCATTCCttgtcagagagagagagagagagagaatctcTGTCGTTTTGGGCAGTAAAAATACCAAATCCCTTTCTTCAATCTTCCAGATTTGTTGCAAAGTGTACATGTCGTTTTGGTCAATAAAAAACCAGACAACAAGGAGAAGGAAGAACACAGCGGAAGGTCGATGTCGGCGGCGGCGAGACGTCGAGGTTCAGAAGCCTTTTTTATTCAGCGATGCCAAATGAAAATAATGGGTATGATTCTTCTATCTCCAATCACTTCATCACTCTCGTCTACCAACCACTACAACACCATTTCTTCTTTTACcagtagcagtagcagtagcagtagcagtagaAGTAGATATAAACACAAAAATGatgatgcttcttcttcttttagaaACATTGATGATGCCCTTGCTTCTTTCAATCACATGCTTCATAGGAAACCCCTGCCTTGTATCAtccaattcaacaaattattgtCTGCAATTGTCAGAATGAGACAGTACTACGATGCTGTGATTTCCCTTTCCAAACAAATGGAATTAGCTGGGCTCTCTCCTAATACTTGTACGCTTAATATCCTGATCAATTGCTTCTGCCTGATGCAACATGTTGATCTGGGGTTCTCTGTCTTGGCCAAAGTCATTAAACTTGGTCTTCAACCCACTATTATCACCTTTACCACCTTAATCAATGGGCTCTGTAAAGCGGGTGAATTTGCCCAAGCCCTGGAATTATTTGATGACATGGTAGCAAGAGGGTGTCAACCTGATGTCTACACTTATACTACGATTATAAATGGTTTATGTAAGATTGGGGAAAATGCGGCGGCTGCTGGATTGATTAAGAAAATGGGAGAGGTAGGCTGCCAGCCGGATGTGGTGACATATAGTACACTCATTGACAGTCTTTGCAAGGATAGGCTGGTGAATGAGGCTTTGGATATCTTCTCTTACATGAAGGCTAAAGGCATTTCCCCAACAGTTGTCAGTTACACCTCTTTAATCCAGGGCTTATGCAGTTTCAGCAGATGGAAGGAGGCTTCGGCAATGCTAAATGAAATGACGAGTTTGAATATCATGCCAGATATTGTCACCTTCAGCCTATTGATTGATATATTCTGTAAAGAAGGCAATGTTTTAGAGGCTCAAGGTGTGTTAAAAACAATGACTGAAATGGGCGTGGAGCCTAATGTTATTACTTACAATTCATTGATGCATGGATATTCCTTGCAGATGGAAGTTGTTGAAGCTAGAAAGCTGTTTGATGTCATGATAACCAGGGGTTGTAAACCAGATGTTTTCAGTTATAGCATCTTAATTAATGGATATTGTATGGTCAAAAGGATAGATGAGGCCAAGCAgctttttaatgaaatgattcATCAAGGCTTAACTCCAAACACTGTTAGTTACACTACTCTTATTCATGCCTTTTGCCAATCAGGTAAGCTTAGGGAAGCACGAGAGCTTTTCAAGAATATGCACACTAATGGATACCTCCCAGATTTATGTACTTACTCAGTATTGCTCGAAGGCTTTTGCAAACAAGGGTATCTTGGTAAGGCATTCAGACTGTTTCGAGCAATGCAAGGTACATACTTGAAGCCTAATCTGGTGATGTATACCATCTTGATTGATTCCATGTGCAAATCTGGGAATCTTAACCATGCAAGGAAACTATTTTCAGAACTCTTTGTCCAAGGGTTGCAGCCTGATGTTCAGATAtacacaacaataataaatggaCTTTGTAAAGAAGGATTGTTAGATGAAGCATTGGAAGCTTTCCGAAAGATGGAGGAGGATGGCTGCCCCCCAAATGAATTTTCTTATAATGTTATTATCAGAGGATTTCTCCAGCACAAGGATGAATCAAGGGCAGTGCAACTTATTGGTGAAATGAGAGACAAAGGTTTTGTTGCAGATGAGGGAACTGCAGCTTGGTAGAAGATCTGTTATCGAATGAAGACAATCTTGTTCTGAAGAAGTGTCTAGGCTTACATGAAgtttgtcaaggtgaaaaggtgatgtaaatttttatttctccatGCTGTGAATTCATGTGGCAAATATCAAGTATTTTTCATCAATGtggaagttttttttagttcaatctTGTCAATATCTTAACAATGACACCGGTTATTTGCCACTAAATCATTGGAATTGCTAAACTAATAGTTCATCTTGATGAATGGTTCTGGCCTTACATTGAATCAGATTTCTATATTATGTTTTCAGTAGCCAGCAAAAAGTTGTTGTTATGCAATTCGCCTACAAGATGTTTACCAAGCAAGTCTTGTTATGTGCTGGAGGCTCCCTCTGACATCTGGGATCTTGGATGCATAGTTTTTGCGATGCTTATAGGGAAGCCAGTTTGGGATTTCAATCCTGAAACCACCACAGAAGAACTTCTAAGAAAGATTGCTCATGAATTGATGAAAATTCCTCCTGATGTTTCCAAGGACGCGAGAGATGTCTAGTGAGGAAGCTTATGTTCAGATTGTCTGCTGAGATGTTATTAGATCATCCTCTTGTGTCAGGATTTGATAGCAGAGAATTGGCAGACTTTTCAGATGCGGAAGGGGCGGCAGACTCCACTGACAGTGAATTCAGTGTGTCAtcttgttctgaagaatggagTTTCACATAAGAAGGGGTCTTTTATTCCTCTTCTTGATCAGATGATGCCGAAGAGTTGATGCAAATTCTTGTCATCAAGATGGCAGTATTCAAAACAAAGACAAGCAGAATGGGGTGATAGAATTTGACAAAGATCAAGCTAGTTCCAGTAAAGGGAAGCACTCTATGCAGGCCAAACTTCCAACCTTACACTTTGGCAATAAGGAAAAATTGGCATCCAATAAATGAAGACAATCTTGTATCTTCCAAGTGGCAGTAGAAGTTAACTATAACTGCCATTGCTCTTATGATTCAAGCCTATATGAGTCTACTACCAAGGCTTACCTCCCTTCTAAGAGAATTTTGCCTTTGCAGGAAAATGGAATTGGAATTACGGGCTAGGTTCTTTCCTCAATGGCCTATTGTCAGATAATTATCTTATGTGGCTCACACACTGCCATCAAGGCAGACAGACAAGTAGTAGCTTAAACTGTCAATAAGATTCtatttgacttttttatatCCCAATAGGTTGCTGCATTTTCTGTGACGCGGTCATAACACATGATAGGTAATCATTATGTAACAACTTTGGCTGTGATGTCTATCAGTAATAGCCTCAATTGATATTATACTTTGGGATAGGGTTTTCAAAGTATCTGGATATTCTTGAGTGTTCTATACCTTATAAGAGCTGCTTTTAACAAAGGTTTGAGGGTGTTGGGAATTTATAAGGAGGAAGTCTTGTGGTACTGTGCTTTGTCATTGATTTGGAATCTTTGGCAGGAGGGAAACTTAGAATTTTTTAGGTTGGAAgctcttatttttttgtcctgCTTTAGGATAAGCTCGTAGAACCAGCTTAAAATTGGTGCTGTCACTCTCTAGAGATTTTCTTCAGCAGGTTTGCAGTGAAATTGGAGAGTTTTGATGTCTTTCTTCTGTTGTTTTTGGTTGGTTCTTTTCTGCTTTTGTTTCTTGGTGAAGTCTCGTTTCTCCTTTATTTTACTCCTTCCCCTGTTCTCTGATACTATAGGGTACTTTTCTATCAATATACATATTTGCTTCTATAAAGTCTAAGATGGTCAGAAGCACAACAATGTTTTTGTGCTGGCGTATTTCATTTTATTGAGGCCCCTGAAGTTACTGCCTTTGAGATGCAATGCCTGATGAGAGATGTTGAGCTGTTTCTGATTGGCAATGTTCTGCATTTCATGAGGGCCCGTAACCTCATAGCCTAATGGCTGGGGCGACATTTTTGTATCTTCCTTTTCTTCCGCATATAAACACCCCTGCTCTCCAATCCCATAATAAGCCCAAATTGGAAGTATATGATGGCCATTTCCTTCTCAAGCTTCATTGTTGTCAGCTGGTTATATACTTGTTATTGTGCCAGGTACTGGAAGAAATAAGGCCATACCTTGTTGGGGCAGCAGGAGGATCTCTTGAACTAGTGGCAATTGAGGAACCAATAGTTAAAGTCCGATTAACAGGGCCAGCAGCTGGGGTCATGACTGTACGAGTGGCTGTCACCCAGAAATTACGCGAGAAAATTCCAGCCATTGCTGCAGTTCAGCTCCTATGATACACTTTCAGATTTCTATTCCAGAGCATGAGATTATCAAATAAAAGGAGTCATTGAACTCTTAATACCTGGATAAATACCACATTAGATTGTGTACAGTGTAGAAGGATGCAGTCGTTGGACACTGGTATTTTGAAAATCCAATTTGAGGAAATTGAAATTGCAAATCATTTTGTATTCACACAACCATCTTCACCATGTTCTtcgaaatataaaaaatggatgaaaaatAGAAGGATCCATGTTGTAGTGGTAGTTTTCTAGTCTCTGTCTTCTAATACAAACTTTCTACATTGTCTTAACCTTGAAACAACAGCCTCCATCTCCCATAGCTTCTCCTTCTTATACTCTGTAATATTTTGAAgtaaaagcaaagaaaacctGGACCAAACCAATCCCGTCATCAAATATTCCCTCTCACCCCTCCAAATCACCACCAATGTCTAGTCATTCTTCAACAATATGGAAACCCCTACTCTTTCTCCAAAACCAGCAAAAGACTACAGCTCCTCGGTTGACACTTCTCGCCCATTTCGATCAGTCAAAGAAGCTGTTGCCATCTTCGGCAAGCGGTTTCTCATATAGGAGAAATATACTCTTCGAAGCCTTATTATAATCCTCCTGGAGAAGAAAACATTTCATGGAGGTTCTTATCACCAAATCCTAGCTACAGAAGCCCTAAAGAAGATCATCATCATGAACAAAATGAGGTTTTTGGTGCTCTAATGCAACTTGGGGGGCTGAACTGACTAAACCAAGACTGAACTGAAGTTACTAAAGGAGAGATCTTTCCCCATCCCAACAGTCTCCAGGATGAAGACGAGTGCCTCGTTGCCGatacaaataaaacaatgttcTGGAAGGAAACAGGCATTACCAGTAATGTTTTCATGGACAAGGACATTAGCGACCAGTTTCTTCACACtcaaatgtttatatatatatatatatatatatatatatatatatatatatatatatatatatatatatatatatatataaaataaacccttaaaaaattaaaaatcaactaaatatcaAGGTTTGATTAAAATTACGATAAACTTAATccgaaacaaattatatttttcaattaaaaatcaacaaaatattaaaagccaacaagaaaaatcaataaagatccAATTCATGGCCGTGCTCCAAATGAATTTTCTTATAATGTTGTTATCAGAGGATTTCTCCAGCACAAGGATGAATATTCAAGGGCAGTGCAGCTTATTGGTGAAATGAGAGAAAAGGGTCTCGTTGCAGATGCGGAAACCACAGCTTGTTCGAAGACCTGTTATCTAATGAAGACAATGTTGCTCTGAAGAAGTAAGCATGGAAATCATTGTGTAGAAAATTTGGTGTGTTTTCTCTACAGAATTGATTATTAATTAGATCATTGATCACAGTGagcacaaaaaacacaaaattgatCTTTGTTCTCTCACAGTACTGTATTTATGCCTCCCCCCTTAACTTTACTGTGTTTGTGTATTAATCAATATTCACAGTTTCTCACGTCTCAAAGTCTCAGCTTACCAAAGCATTATGGCTCCAATAGGACTCCATTATACAAGCTGCCCTTCACTCTGTCCACCTTAACAAACAGCTGATAAGTGAGAATCTAAATCCTCCGTTGGCGTTTACGTTTGCTGTATGATCCAATCGTCGTCAACATAAAACACAGGCACCGAAAGCATTATTTTCATGCCttttctgctattttttttacttttaatggaGGGTCTCATTACTAATGCCAAACACAGAATTAATAATCAATGTCAAACACCCCTTAATCTGATTTGTTCTAAATAAAATGTGTTTTACCTGTGGGGCATAGATTAagtcataaataaatattcttagCTGATTTGGATGTCATACAGGGGATGTAGCTCAAATGGTAGAGCGCTCGCTTTGCATGCGAGAGGTACAGGGTTCGATCCCCTGCAtctccaattgtttttattttatatttttattattattttccaacAATTTCTGCATATTCTCTCCTTACAGATGCCAGAATTCTGTGGACCTCATTTCCCcctccttgtattttttttttattatgttagattttttttttgatgatcaTGATGATTTGATTATGACCTGAAGggtgaattttcttattatgctgttacaatatttttccttttgatttctcATCTTCCTGTAAGATCAATTGATAATTATGATGATTGTTTTCCTCCAAAATGCGATGATGTTTATGATATAATTGATGGTTAAATTTTatcaagaagatttttttttaattaatgtgggtgtcaTGTTAGCTTGCGAGCACTTCAACTAATCTTataggccct
This genomic interval from Populus nigra chromosome 11, ddPopNigr1.1, whole genome shotgun sequence contains the following:
- the LOC133668598 gene encoding uncharacterized protein LOC133668598; translation: MTFNAHPFQLLEINVISGQDLAPVSKSMRTYAVAWVHPGRKLSTKVDQNGHINPQWNEKFVFRVDDTFINAENSSIMIEIYAAAWLRDVQIGSVRVLISNLFPSNNNNNKMRFVALQVRRPSGRPQGILNMGVQVLDSTMRSMPLYTELSASAVGFNDLINAKTNGKDLEEKGAKLRRTQSDRTDHTTTDESGLKEGGVRSLGGSLINSSVAKPSVKDNGNGSMVNGSLCSDVGPSASVVAAAIAKGLIKTPANAGQQDTDGAGSSILEDWTENDSAEGLRTKLERWRTELPPVYDNDLRKMQSRSRNKKHRRRSEGGRLFSCFGNAFGCEISITCGGRNNKKRCGNHKVCHLSSVDSQSYL
- the LOC133668597 gene encoding putative pentatricopeptide repeat-containing protein At1g12700, mitochondrial isoform X2, which translates into the protein MSAAARRRGSEAFFIQRCQMKIMGMILLSPITSSLSSTNHYNTISSFTSSSSSSSSSRSRYKHKNDDASSSFRNIDDALASFNHMLHRKPLPCIIQFNKLLSAIVRMRQYYDAVISLSKQMELAGLSPNTCTLNILINCFCLMQHVDLGFSVLAKVIKLGLQPTIITFTTLINGLCKAGEFAQALELFDDMVARGCQPDVYTYTTIINGLCKIGENAAAAGLIKKMGEVGCQPDVVTYSTLIDSLCKDRLVNEALDIFSYMKAKGISPTVVSYTSLIQGLCSFSRWKEASAMLNEMTSLNIMPDIVTFSLLIDIFCKEGNVLEAQGVLKTMTEMGVEPNVITYNSLMHGYSLQMEVVEARKLFDVMITRGCKPDVFSYSILINGYCMVKRIDEAKQLFNEMIHQGLTPNTVSYTTLIHAFCQSGKLREARELFKNMHTNGYLPDLCTYSVLLEGFCKQGYLGKAFRLFRAMQELFVQGLQPDVQIYTTIINGLCKEGLLDEALEAFRKMEEDGCPPNEFSYNVIIRGFLQHKDESRAVQLIGEMRDKGFVADEGTAAW
- the LOC133668597 gene encoding pentatricopeptide repeat-containing protein At1g12300, mitochondrial-like isoform X4 — protein: MSAAARRRGSEAFFIQRCQMKIMGMILLSPITSSLSSTNHYNTISSFTSSSSSSSSSRSRYKHKNDDASSSFRNIDDALASFNHMLHRKPLPCIIQFNKLLSAIVRMRQYYDAVISLSKQMELAGLSPNTCTLNILINCFCLMQHVDLGFSVLAKVIKLGLQPTIITFTTLINGLCKAGEFAQALELFDDMVARGCQPDVYTYTTIINGLCKIGENAAAAGLIKKMGEVGCQPDVVTYSTLIDSLCKDRLVNEALDIFSYMKAKGISPTVVSYTSLIQGLCSFSRWKEASAMLNEMTSLNIMPDIVTFSLLIDIFCKEGNVLEAQGKLREARELFKNMHTNGYLPDLCTYSVLLEGFCKQGYLGKAFRLFRAMQGTYLKPNLVMYTILIDSMCKSGNLNHARKLFSELFVQGLQPDVQIYTTIINGLCKEGLLDEALEAFRKMEEDGCPPNEFSYNVIIRGFLQHKDESRAVQLIGEMRDKGFVADEGTAAW
- the LOC133668597 gene encoding putative pentatricopeptide repeat-containing protein At1g12700, mitochondrial isoform X1, producing the protein MSAAARRRGSEAFFIQRCQMKIMGMILLSPITSSLSSTNHYNTISSFTSSSSSSSSSRSRYKHKNDDASSSFRNIDDALASFNHMLHRKPLPCIIQFNKLLSAIVRMRQYYDAVISLSKQMELAGLSPNTCTLNILINCFCLMQHVDLGFSVLAKVIKLGLQPTIITFTTLINGLCKAGEFAQALELFDDMVARGCQPDVYTYTTIINGLCKIGENAAAAGLIKKMGEVGCQPDVVTYSTLIDSLCKDRLVNEALDIFSYMKAKGISPTVVSYTSLIQGLCSFSRWKEASAMLNEMTSLNIMPDIVTFSLLIDIFCKEGNVLEAQGVLKTMTEMGVEPNVITYNSLMHGYSLQMEVVEARKLFDVMITRGCKPDVFSYSILINGYCMVKRIDEAKQLFNEMIHQGLTPNTVSYTTLIHAFCQSGKLREARELFKNMHTNGYLPDLCTYSVLLEGFCKQGYLGKAFRLFRAMQGTYLKPNLVMYTILIDSMCKSGNLNHARKLFSELFVQGLQPDVQIYTTIINGLCKEGLLDEALEAFRKMEEDGCPPNEFSYNVIIRGFLQHKDESRAVQLIGEMRDKGFVADEGTAAW
- the LOC133668597 gene encoding putative pentatricopeptide repeat-containing protein At1g12700, mitochondrial isoform X3, giving the protein MPNENNGNIDDALASFNHMLHRKPLPCIIQFNKLLSAIVRMRQYYDAVISLSKQMELAGLSPNTCTLNILINCFCLMQHVDLGFSVLAKVIKLGLQPTIITFTTLINGLCKAGEFAQALELFDDMVARGCQPDVYTYTTIINGLCKIGENAAAAGLIKKMGEVGCQPDVVTYSTLIDSLCKDRLVNEALDIFSYMKAKGISPTVVSYTSLIQGLCSFSRWKEASAMLNEMTSLNIMPDIVTFSLLIDIFCKEGNVLEAQGVLKTMTEMGVEPNVITYNSLMHGYSLQMEVVEARKLFDVMITRGCKPDVFSYSILINGYCMVKRIDEAKQLFNEMIHQGLTPNTVSYTTLIHAFCQSGKLREARELFKNMHTNGYLPDLCTYSVLLEGFCKQGYLGKAFRLFRAMQGTYLKPNLVMYTILIDSMCKSGNLNHARKLFSELFVQGLQPDVQIYTTIINGLCKEGLLDEALEAFRKMEEDGCPPNEFSYNVIIRGFLQHKDESRAVQLIGEMRDKGFVADEGTAAW
- the LOC133668115 gene encoding nifU-like protein 2, chloroplastic, which produces MLIGKPVWDFNPETTTEELLRKIAHELMKIPPDDLIAENWQTFQMRKGRQTPLTVNSVLEEIRPYLVGAAGGSLELVAIEEPIVKVRLTGPAAGVMTVRVAVTQKLREKIPAIAAVQLL